The proteins below are encoded in one region of Brachyspira intermedia PWS/A:
- a CDS encoding cysteine hydrolase family protein, translating to MSDVYEKIVNEKYIGKEVNPINQSDIFHLADIYSKKFNFKNNDNNIALLIVDTQRDFIDPKKGSLPVKGALKDIKRIINFIYSNLEDISRIYVTMDTHYYDSIFHPYMWKKHSGEDVDPFTEVTLDKIYNHEIIPLYKKEQIQYLKKLEKANARNLIIWPYHCIHGTDGWLIEKQLNNMLLFYERLREKNIHKIIKGTERLTEMYGAVKPEVITPETRFFDMAWVYELKNYKYIYVCGEAKDFSLYNTLCQICDVYSSDKNITKKINVMINCSSSIYNTKEIEKKYSKLQKDYGINIIEV from the coding sequence ATGAGTGATGTATACGAAAAAATTGTTAATGAAAAATATATAGGAAAGGAAGTTAATCCTATCAATCAAAGTGATATATTTCATCTTGCTGATATTTATTCAAAAAAATTTAATTTTAAAAATAATGATAATAATATAGCATTATTAATAGTAGATACACAGAGAGATTTTATAGATCCTAAAAAAGGTTCTTTACCTGTAAAAGGTGCTTTAAAAGATATAAAAAGAATAATAAATTTTATATATTCAAATTTAGAGGATATATCAAGAATTTATGTAACTATGGATACCCATTATTATGATTCTATATTTCACCCATATATGTGGAAGAAGCATAGCGGAGAAGATGTTGATCCTTTCACTGAAGTTACATTGGATAAAATATATAATCATGAAATTATACCATTATATAAAAAAGAGCAGATACAATATTTAAAAAAGTTAGAAAAAGCTAATGCCAGAAATCTTATAATATGGCCTTATCATTGTATTCATGGTACAGATGGCTGGCTTATAGAAAAACAGCTTAATAATATGCTTTTATTTTATGAAAGATTAAGAGAAAAAAATATACATAAAATAATTAAAGGTACTGAACGTTTAACTGAAATGTATGGAGCTGTGAAACCTGAAGTTATTACTCCTGAAACTAGATTTTTTGATATGGCTTGGGTATATGAATTAAAAAATTATAAATATATATATGTTTGCGGAGAGGCAAAAGATTTTAGTCTTTATAATACATTATGTCAAATTTGTGATGTATATTCAAGCGATAAAAATATCACTAAAAAAATTAATGTTATGATAAATTGTAGCAGTAGTATATATAATACTAAAGAAATTGAAAAAAAGTATAGTAAGTTACAAAAAGATTATGGTATTAATATAATAGAAGTATAA